In Massilia antarctica, the following are encoded in one genomic region:
- a CDS encoding thioredoxin family protein, with product MANDANAQTSTVIGWHLDPESAFAQARADGKPVFLYWGAVWCPPCNRLKAAVLSQPVFGALASGFVALHIDGDAAGAQGAAERLHLRSYPTLVLYRPDGAEITRLPCELAAPRFLHLLQLALTAPFTAAQSLRDALSGQRVLAADEWRLLAGYSWDTDEDQLLAGRDLGATLVALRDACDEPESASRLAWHALHAAVLSKAGPAPRDGLDMLLRTLADPQAVLAQADLVSNYAVELVRALTAPQAEQRMVLSAAWSGALEQLVSSAQLDRADQLAALRVRVRMARLGGPVAGLDALLRERIASALAAAQESALRHYVVNTAAGALADAGLLEEAEAVLRAALPGSHAPFYFMHNLAAVARQRGDVPAMLDWYQQAWEQAIGPATRLQWGATLLLALIDAGPDDAARIGRLAGALLPEVEAMADANFRRNGTQLARMLDKLASFNGSNEQVEKFKQKLKQILLERVKE from the coding sequence ATGGCGAACGATGCCAACGCGCAGACAAGCACCGTCATCGGCTGGCATCTTGATCCGGAGTCGGCGTTTGCCCAGGCCCGCGCCGATGGCAAGCCGGTGTTCCTGTACTGGGGCGCCGTGTGGTGTCCGCCGTGCAACCGGCTCAAGGCGGCGGTGTTGTCCCAGCCCGTCTTTGGCGCGCTGGCGTCGGGGTTCGTGGCGCTGCACATCGATGGCGATGCCGCCGGCGCGCAAGGTGCGGCCGAGCGCCTGCATCTGCGCAGCTACCCGACCCTGGTGCTGTACCGCCCGGATGGCGCCGAGATCACGCGCCTGCCGTGCGAACTGGCGGCGCCGCGCTTTCTTCACCTGCTGCAACTGGCGCTGACGGCGCCGTTCACGGCGGCGCAGTCGCTGCGCGATGCCTTGTCGGGCCAGCGCGTCCTGGCGGCCGACGAATGGCGCCTGCTCGCTGGTTATTCCTGGGATACCGATGAAGACCAGTTGTTGGCCGGGCGCGACCTGGGCGCCACCCTGGTCGCCTTGCGCGATGCCTGCGACGAACCGGAGTCGGCATCGCGGCTGGCCTGGCACGCGCTGCATGCCGCCGTGTTGTCCAAGGCCGGTCCTGCCCCCCGCGACGGCCTCGACATGCTGCTGCGCACCCTGGCCGACCCGCAAGCGGTGCTGGCGCAGGCCGATCTGGTGAGCAATTACGCGGTCGAGCTGGTGCGTGCGCTGACGGCGCCGCAGGCGGAACAGCGCATGGTGTTGAGCGCGGCATGGTCAGGCGCGCTGGAGCAGCTGGTGTCGTCGGCGCAGCTGGACCGGGCCGACCAGTTGGCGGCCCTGCGCGTGCGGGTGCGCATGGCGCGCCTGGGCGGCCCCGTCGCCGGCCTGGACGCACTGCTGCGCGAGCGCATCGCCAGTGCCTTGGCGGCCGCGCAAGAGAGCGCGCTGCGCCATTACGTGGTCAATACCGCGGCCGGCGCGCTGGCCGACGCCGGCCTGCTGGAGGAGGCCGAGGCCGTCCTGCGCGCCGCGCTGCCCGGCTCGCACGCGCCTTTCTATTTCATGCACAACCTGGCCGCCGTTGCCAGACAACGTGGCGATGTGCCTGCCATGCTCGACTGGTACCAACAAGCCTGGGAACAGGCCATCGGCCCGGCCACGCGCCTGCAATGGGGCGCTACCTTGCTGCTGGCGCTGATCGATGCGGGGCCGGACGACGCGGCCCGCATCGGCCGCCTCGCGGGCGCGCTGCTGCCCGAGGTGGAGGCCATGGCCGATGCCAACTTCCGCCGCAACGGCACCCAGCTTGCGCGCATGCTGGACAAGCTGGCGTCGTTCAACGGTTCCAACGAGCAAGTTGAAAAATTTAAGCAAAAACTTAAGCAGATCTTACTAGAACGAGTCAAGGAATAA
- a CDS encoding AsmA family protein — translation MQARIRIAVIALGATVLVLGSALGILAARFDPNAYKSAIVERVREKTHRTLAIGGDIRLAVYPRLGVHLGKASLSELGGTGEFAALDSVRLSFALVPLLLRQEVVIDRIELRGMRATVVRQADGSMNIDDLTAARSKSGEGAGASGNAGAGPARIRFAVDSIRVDNAHLRFDDRKAARIVDIARLNIDSGPIAHGVPSRVALSANIGVDKPALNTVLIFESGFSLDRDTRRVAMTELDANLDLSSRAGIESRAKLKGSIEIDFGKEAIAAALKGKIDDSAVSGKGALRDGMLQLDIDIDRLDMARYLPRAAAPGAVAADTGPVPDQPIDLSSLARLRASGTLQVGELTAGGLRAANVHAVLLADGGKTSIKPLSATLYGGNGIGSLSLDFTDDASKPRMALVQDLRGVSLGALLFDASGKTPLTGRGDVRLDLATQGASTMALREALGGTAALRLRDGVIGGIDLGRLVREAKAAAGVGSGAESTGFSELSATFRIDGGVARSTDLSASTPLLGIGGEGQVDLAHETIDARLSCTVVASPGGQDGPAAASLGGLTVPVALSGPLARMAWQVDVAALSGEAAQKMRAPMPSGAKEKLKDRVTKDRVTKDRVAKDRVAKDRVKDVLGGLFPR, via the coding sequence ATGCAAGCACGCATCAGGATCGCCGTCATCGCGCTGGGCGCCACCGTGCTGGTGCTGGGTAGCGCCCTCGGCATCCTGGCGGCCCGCTTCGACCCGAACGCCTACAAGAGCGCCATCGTCGAGCGGGTGCGCGAGAAAACCCACCGCACCCTGGCCATCGGCGGCGATATCCGGCTGGCCGTGTATCCGCGTCTCGGCGTACACCTCGGCAAGGCGAGCTTGTCGGAACTGGGCGGCACGGGCGAATTCGCCGCGCTCGACAGCGTGCGCCTGTCGTTCGCGCTGGTGCCGCTGCTGCTGCGCCAGGAAGTGGTGATCGACCGCATCGAACTGCGCGGCATGCGCGCTACCGTGGTGCGCCAGGCCGATGGCAGCATGAACATCGACGACCTGACCGCCGCGCGCAGCAAGTCCGGCGAGGGTGCCGGCGCGTCCGGGAACGCCGGCGCCGGACCGGCCCGCATCCGTTTCGCCGTCGACAGCATCCGGGTCGACAACGCCCATCTGCGCTTCGACGACCGCAAGGCCGCAAGGATCGTTGACATCGCCCGCCTGAACATCGATTCCGGCCCGATCGCGCACGGCGTGCCGAGCCGGGTCGCGCTGTCGGCCAATATCGGCGTCGACAAGCCGGCCCTCAACACCGTGCTGATTTTCGAGAGCGGCTTTTCGCTCGACCGCGATACGCGCCGGGTGGCGATGACGGAACTCGACGCCAATCTCGACCTGTCGAGCCGGGCCGGCATCGAATCGCGCGCCAAACTGAAAGGCAGCATCGAGATCGACTTCGGCAAGGAAGCGATCGCCGCCGCGCTCAAGGGCAAGATCGACGATAGCGCGGTCAGCGGCAAGGGCGCATTGCGCGACGGCATGCTGCAGCTCGACATCGATATCGACCGCCTCGATATGGCGCGCTATCTGCCGCGCGCGGCCGCGCCGGGCGCGGTTGCGGCCGACACCGGCCCCGTACCGGACCAGCCCATCGACCTGTCGTCCCTGGCCCGGCTGCGCGCCAGCGGCACCCTGCAAGTGGGCGAACTGACGGCCGGCGGCCTGCGTGCCGCGAATGTGCACGCGGTGTTGCTGGCCGATGGCGGCAAGACCAGCATCAAGCCGCTCTCGGCCACCTTGTACGGCGGCAACGGCATCGGCTCGCTGAGCCTCGATTTCACGGACGATGCCAGCAAGCCGCGCATGGCGCTGGTGCAGGACTTGCGTGGCGTCTCGCTCGGCGCGCTACTGTTCGACGCAAGCGGCAAGACGCCGCTCACGGGACGCGGCGACGTGCGGCTCGACTTGGCCACGCAAGGCGCCAGCACGATGGCCCTGCGCGAGGCGCTTGGCGGCACGGCGGCGCTGCGGCTGCGCGACGGCGTCATCGGCGGCATCGACCTGGGCCGGCTGGTGCGCGAAGCGAAGGCGGCCGCTGGTGTGGGCAGCGGCGCCGAGTCGACCGGCTTCAGCGAGCTGAGCGCGACTTTCCGCATCGATGGCGGCGTGGCCCGCAGTACCGATTTGTCGGCGAGCACGCCGCTGTTGGGCATCGGCGGCGAAGGCCAGGTCGACCTTGCGCACGAAACCATCGATGCGCGCTTGAGTTGCACCGTGGTAGCGAGCCCCGGCGGCCAGGATGGCCCCGCCGCCGCTAGCCTGGGCGGGCTGACGGTGCCGGTGGCGCTGAGCGGTCCGCTGGCCAGGATGGCATGGCAGGTCGACGTGGCGGCGCTGAGCGGCGAGGCGGCGCAAAAGATGCGCGCGCCCATGCCGAGTGGCGCCAAGGAAAAATTGAAAGACCGGGTCACGAAAGACCGGGTCACGAAGGACCGGGTCGCGAAGGACCGGGTCGCGAAAGACCGGGTGAAGGACGTGCTCGGTGGACTGTTTCCGCGCTAA